The Desulfuromonas versatilis genome has a segment encoding these proteins:
- a CDS encoding YqhA family protein — MVKDVLGRSRYLILILIAVAGAFLAATALLVYGGIEVIVLIKQTITYGEVSPKGAKALALAFIEMVDLFLLGTVFYIVALGLYELFIDDTLVLPHWLEIHDLDGLKNKLVGVVIVVLAVTFLGQVVTWDGVRDLFGFGAGIALVIAALTWFLGSKGKKGGGAGEAGG; from the coding sequence ATGGTCAAAGATGTCCTCGGCCGAAGCCGCTACCTCATCCTCATCCTCATCGCCGTCGCCGGCGCCTTCCTCGCGGCTACCGCCCTGCTGGTCTACGGCGGCATCGAAGTCATCGTTCTGATCAAGCAGACGATCACCTACGGCGAGGTCTCGCCGAAGGGGGCGAAGGCTCTGGCGCTGGCCTTCATCGAGATGGTCGACCTCTTTTTGCTCGGCACCGTCTTCTACATTGTCGCCCTCGGCCTCTATGAGCTCTTCATTGACGACACCCTGGTCCTGCCGCACTGGCTGGAGATCCACGACCTGGACGGGCTGAAGAACAAGCTTGTCGGGGTGGTGATCGTCGTGCTGGCAGTCACCTTTCTCGGCCAGGTGGTGACCTGGGACGGCGTGCGCGACCTCTTCGGCTTTGGTGCCGGCATCGCCCTGGTCATCGCGGCGTTGACCTGGTTTCTGGGCAGCAAGGGGAAAAAAGGTGGAGGGGCCGGCGAAGCCGGCGGCTGA
- a CDS encoding GNAT family N-acetyltransferase, with protein sequence MDNLQIRPEEPSDIDVIRKVVAGAFQEHPHSNQTEHLLVDALRAAGALTLSLVAVLRGQIVGHIALSPVTIDGRACDWFGLAPVSVLPLYQGQGVGGRLVQDALERLRLLGAKGCVLLGEPGYYGRFGFEEKKGLTLAGVPPEYFLALSFTQDPVQGAVDYHPAFSVCA encoded by the coding sequence ATGGACAACCTGCAGATTCGCCCGGAAGAACCTTCCGATATCGATGTCATCCGAAAAGTGGTCGCCGGAGCCTTTCAGGAACATCCCCACAGCAATCAGACGGAGCATCTCCTGGTCGACGCCCTGCGAGCGGCGGGCGCCCTGACTCTCTCTCTGGTCGCCGTTCTGCGCGGGCAGATCGTAGGGCATATCGCTCTATCTCCGGTGACGATCGACGGCAGGGCTTGCGACTGGTTCGGCCTGGCGCCGGTTTCCGTGCTCCCCCTTTACCAGGGGCAGGGGGTTGGCGGCAGGTTGGTCCAGGACGCTCTGGAGCGGCTGCGGCTTCTCGGTGCGAAGGGATGTGTGCTGCTCGGGGAGCCGGGATACTATGGCCGTTTTGGTTTTGAAGAGAAGAAAGGGCTGACCCTTGCGGGTGTTCCGCCCGAGTATTTCCTGGCCCTTTCATTTACGCAGGACCCTGTGCAGGGGGCGGTGGATTACCACCCGGCTTTTTCGGTTTGTGCCTGA
- a CDS encoding alpha/beta fold hydrolase codes for MSEWSLPESFDFQGRRVRYGIRGEGPPLVLVHGTPWSSFNFRHLIAALAEDFRVYYYDLLGYGQSDQSPGDVSLGIQNQVLAGLLDFWKLETPAIIGHDFGGATLLRAHLLDGCDFKKIVLIDPVAISPWGSPFFRHVQQHEAAFAGVPHYIHEAIVRAYIQTAAFKPIADEVLSRMVSFWQDGGGQAAFYRQIAQADSAYTDEVQPLYGNISRPVLILWGREDRWIPAEQGEALKSMIPGAALQTIAEAGHLVIEENPGALVAAIRGFLAHP; via the coding sequence ATGAGCGAATGGAGCTTGCCGGAGTCTTTCGATTTTCAGGGGCGCAGGGTGCGCTACGGCATCCGGGGGGAGGGGCCGCCGCTGGTCCTGGTGCATGGCACGCCCTGGTCGTCCTTCAATTTTCGTCATCTCATTGCGGCGCTGGCGGAAGACTTCAGGGTTTACTATTACGACCTGCTCGGTTACGGCCAATCGGACCAATCACCCGGCGATGTCTCGCTGGGCATTCAGAACCAGGTGCTCGCGGGGCTTCTGGATTTTTGGAAGCTGGAAACGCCTGCGATCATCGGCCATGATTTCGGCGGGGCGACCCTGCTCAGGGCCCACCTGCTCGATGGATGCGATTTCAAGAAGATCGTGCTTATCGATCCCGTCGCCATCTCGCCCTGGGGATCGCCCTTTTTCAGGCACGTGCAGCAACATGAAGCCGCCTTCGCCGGCGTTCCCCATTACATTCACGAGGCCATCGTTCGGGCCTACATCCAGACGGCGGCCTTCAAGCCCATCGCCGATGAGGTTTTGAGCCGGATGGTCTCCTTCTGGCAGGACGGCGGCGGACAAGCGGCCTTCTACCGGCAGATCGCCCAGGCCGATTCCGCCTACACCGACGAGGTCCAGCCGCTCTATGGCAACATCTCCCGGCCGGTGTTGATCCTGTGGGGACGGGAGGATCGCTGGATTCCCGCGGAACAAGGCGAAGCCCTTAAAAGCATGATTCCGGGAGCGGCTCTGCAGACGATTGCGGAGGCCGGTCACCTGGTCATCGAGGAAAACCCGGGGGCGCTGGTGGCTGCGATTCGCGGATTCTTGGCGCACCCCTGA